Proteins encoded by one window of Mycolicibacterium sp. ND9-15:
- a CDS encoding acyl-CoA dehydrogenase family protein, with product MQRDLFTEDHEAFRGLARDFVEKEVVPHYPDWEKAGRMPRQVFKQMGSLGMLGMAIPEEYGGGGAPDYRYNVVLQEEAARALVTLSTVRTQLEVILPYFLHYADAEQRKRWFPGLAAGELLTAVAMTEPGTGSDLAGVRTTAVRNGNDWILNGAKTFITGGMQADLVIVVARTSTDPDNRRKGLTLFVVENEMSGFTRGRELEKMGCKVQDTAELSFVDVRVPAANVLGEEGEAFGYLGHNLPQERLTVAVGSVAQARSAIAAAIDYTKNRKAFGTPVASFQNTKFELAACSAEVEAAQAMLDRAVALHVAGELSGADAARVKLFCTEMQQRVVDRCLQLFGGYGYMMEYPIARLYTDARVARIYAGTSEVMKVIIAKSLGL from the coding sequence GTGCAAAGAGATCTGTTCACCGAAGACCACGAGGCGTTCCGCGGACTCGCCCGCGACTTCGTCGAAAAGGAAGTGGTACCGCACTATCCCGACTGGGAGAAGGCCGGCCGCATGCCTCGTCAGGTGTTCAAGCAGATGGGGTCGCTGGGCATGCTCGGCATGGCCATCCCCGAGGAGTACGGCGGGGGCGGCGCCCCGGACTACCGCTACAACGTGGTACTGCAGGAGGAGGCGGCGCGCGCACTGGTCACACTGTCGACCGTGCGCACCCAGCTCGAGGTGATTCTTCCGTACTTCCTGCACTATGCGGACGCCGAGCAGCGCAAGCGGTGGTTCCCCGGACTGGCGGCCGGTGAGCTGCTGACCGCCGTGGCGATGACCGAACCCGGCACTGGATCCGATCTCGCTGGTGTGCGTACCACCGCGGTACGCAACGGAAACGACTGGATCCTCAACGGCGCCAAGACCTTCATCACCGGCGGCATGCAGGCCGACCTGGTGATCGTGGTCGCGCGCACCTCGACCGACCCGGACAACCGCCGCAAGGGCCTGACGCTGTTCGTCGTCGAAAACGAGATGTCGGGGTTTACCCGAGGCCGCGAACTGGAGAAGATGGGCTGTAAGGTTCAGGACACCGCCGAACTGTCGTTCGTCGATGTCCGGGTGCCCGCGGCGAACGTGCTGGGGGAGGAAGGCGAAGCATTCGGCTACCTCGGCCACAACCTGCCGCAGGAGCGGCTCACCGTCGCGGTCGGATCGGTCGCCCAGGCGCGCTCTGCGATCGCCGCTGCGATCGACTACACCAAGAACCGCAAGGCGTTCGGTACGCCGGTCGCGTCGTTCCAGAACACCAAGTTCGAACTGGCGGCGTGCTCGGCCGAGGTGGAGGCCGCGCAGGCCATGCTGGACCGCGCGGTGGCCCTGCACGTAGCCGGCGAGTTGTCAGGTGCCGACGCGGCGCGGGTGAAGCTGTTCTGCACCGAGATGCAGCAACGCGTCGTCGACCGCTGCCTGCAGTTGTTCGGCGGCTACGGCTACATGATGGAGTATCCGATCGCGCGCTTGTACACGGATGCGCGGGTGGCCCGCATCTACGCCGGCACCAGCGAGGTGATGAAGGTGATCATCGCCAAATCGCTCGGCCTCTAG
- a CDS encoding thiolase family protein, which produces MRETVIVEAVRTPVGKRNGGLSEMHAADLSAIVLTALVERAGIDPEIIDDVVWGCVSQVGDQSSNIGRYAVLAAGWPETIPGTTVNRACGSSQQALDFAVHAVMSGQQDVVVAGGVEVMSRVPLGSARATGMPYGPKVLERYGDFTFNQGISAELIAQKWGFSRTRLDEYSVRSHELAAAAQDSGAFESQIMPVFADGEPVVADEGVRRGSTVEKLAGLKPAFKDDGVIHAGNSSQISDGAAALLVMTAENAVALGLNPIVRYRAGAVTGADPVLMLTGPIPATEKVLHKAGVRIDDVGVFEVNEAFAPVPLAWLAETGADESKLNPLGGAIALGHPLGASGAVLMTRMLNHMRDNGIRFGLQTMCEGGGTANATLVELIA; this is translated from the coding sequence ATGCGTGAAACCGTGATCGTCGAGGCGGTGCGCACACCGGTCGGCAAGCGCAACGGCGGGCTGTCGGAGATGCATGCCGCCGACCTGTCGGCGATCGTGCTCACCGCGCTCGTCGAGCGGGCGGGCATCGATCCCGAAATCATCGACGACGTGGTGTGGGGCTGTGTGTCGCAGGTCGGCGACCAGTCCAGCAACATCGGCCGCTACGCGGTGCTCGCCGCGGGCTGGCCCGAGACCATCCCGGGTACCACGGTCAACCGTGCATGCGGCTCGAGCCAGCAGGCGCTGGATTTCGCCGTCCACGCGGTGATGTCGGGCCAGCAGGACGTCGTCGTCGCCGGAGGTGTCGAGGTGATGAGCCGGGTGCCGCTCGGCTCGGCAAGGGCCACCGGGATGCCGTACGGCCCGAAAGTCCTTGAGCGGTACGGAGATTTCACCTTCAACCAGGGTATCTCAGCGGAACTGATCGCCCAGAAATGGGGATTCTCGCGGACTCGACTCGACGAGTACTCGGTGCGCTCACACGAACTGGCCGCAGCCGCCCAGGACAGCGGGGCGTTCGAATCGCAGATCATGCCGGTCTTCGCCGACGGCGAGCCCGTCGTCGCCGACGAAGGGGTGAGGCGGGGAAGCACGGTCGAGAAGCTCGCCGGACTCAAGCCGGCTTTCAAGGACGACGGCGTCATCCACGCGGGGAACTCGTCGCAGATTTCTGACGGCGCGGCGGCACTGCTGGTGATGACGGCCGAGAATGCCGTCGCGCTGGGGCTGAACCCGATCGTCCGCTACCGCGCCGGCGCCGTCACCGGCGCGGATCCGGTGCTGATGCTGACCGGGCCGATCCCGGCGACCGAAAAGGTCCTGCACAAGGCCGGGGTGAGAATCGACGATGTCGGCGTGTTCGAGGTCAATGAGGCGTTCGCGCCGGTGCCGCTGGCCTGGCTTGCCGAGACGGGCGCCGACGAAAGCAAGCTCAACCCGCTCGGCGGCGCGATCGCGCTGGGCCATCCGCTCGGTGCATCCGGCGCGGTACTGATGACTCGGATGCTCAATCACATGCGCGACAACGGGATTCGATTCGGCCTGCAGACCATGTGCGAGGGCGGCGGAACCGCCAACGCCACGTTGGTGGAGCTCATCGCCTGA
- a CDS encoding mycofactocin-coupled SDR family oxidoreductase has product MGGRVEGKVAFVTGAARGQGRSHAVRLAEEGADIIAVDVCKQISSNSDIPWATPDDLAETADLVKNLNRRIITAEVDVRDYDALKAVVDGGVEQLGRLDIVVANAGIGNGGATLDKTSEDDWRDMIDVNLSGVWKSVKAAVPHLLSGGRGGSIILTSSVGGLKPYPHTGHYIAAKHGVIGLMRTFAVELGQHSIRVNAVCPTNVNTPLFMNEGTMKLFRPDLENPGPDDLAVAAQFMHVLPVGWVEPVDVSNAVLFLASDESRYVTGLPVTIDAGSMLK; this is encoded by the coding sequence ATGGGTGGACGGGTTGAGGGCAAAGTCGCGTTCGTGACCGGTGCAGCGCGCGGTCAGGGCCGCAGCCATGCGGTGCGACTCGCCGAGGAAGGCGCCGACATCATCGCCGTCGATGTCTGCAAGCAGATCTCCAGTAACAGCGACATCCCGTGGGCGACACCGGACGACCTCGCCGAGACCGCCGATCTCGTCAAGAACCTGAACCGCCGCATCATCACCGCCGAGGTCGACGTGCGCGATTACGACGCGTTGAAGGCCGTCGTGGACGGCGGTGTCGAGCAGTTGGGTCGCCTCGACATCGTCGTTGCCAACGCCGGTATCGGCAACGGTGGCGCAACGCTGGACAAGACCAGCGAAGACGACTGGCGCGACATGATCGACGTCAACCTCTCAGGCGTCTGGAAGAGCGTCAAAGCCGCTGTCCCCCACCTGCTGTCCGGAGGACGCGGTGGTTCGATCATTCTCACCAGCTCGGTGGGCGGTCTCAAACCGTACCCGCACACCGGCCACTACATCGCCGCCAAGCACGGCGTGATCGGGTTGATGCGCACCTTCGCCGTCGAACTGGGTCAGCATTCGATCCGCGTCAACGCCGTGTGTCCCACCAACGTGAACACACCCCTGTTCATGAACGAGGGGACCATGAAGCTGTTCCGTCCCGACCTGGAGAACCCCGGCCCCGACGACCTCGCCGTCGCCGCCCAATTCATGCATGTGCTTCCCGTCGGCTGGGTGGAACCGGTCGACGTCAGCAACGCGGTGCTGTTCCTCGCTTCGGACGAATCCCGGTACGTCACCGGCCTTCCCGTCACCATCGACGCCGGCAGCATGCTGAAGTAA